From Xylocopa sonorina isolate GNS202 chromosome 2, iyXylSono1_principal, whole genome shotgun sequence, a single genomic window includes:
- the LOC143433306 gene encoding EF-hand calcium-binding domain-containing protein 11 — MGVAEESFLIAGTIRRTRDTASNRFKDRARMAFDYADVESKRSLNKREYKVAMTAVFGCRPDKAEVKQVFQSTNKVLYDEFESWVSKKCVTNNTHVNAEILFTLLDKDYKGYLILDDFYFASNSISLKLPSSVWQTIFKRLDHYGRGYIGLDDFLRILPAA, encoded by the exons ATGGGAGTCGCTGAAGAAAGCTTCCTTATAGCTGGGACCATTCGTCGAACACGTGATACGGCGTCCAACCGTTTCAAGGATCGCGCGAGAATG GCCTTTGACTATGCTGACGTGGAGTCGAAAAGGTCCTTAAACAAACGGGAGTATAAAGTAGCTATGACTGCTGTTTTCGGATGCCGTCCGGACAAA GCAGAAGTCAAGCAAGTTTTTCAATCTACCAATAAAGTCTTATACGACGAGTTTGAATCGTGGGTTTCCAAAAAATGTGTTACCAATAATACGCACGTTAACGCGGAGATATTGTTCACTCTACTCGATAAAGATT ATAAAGGATATTTAATATTGGACGATTTTTATTTCGCGAGCAACTCCATCAGTTTAAAGTTACCATCATCTGTATGGCAAACGATATTCAAGAGATTAGATCATTATGGAAGAGGATATATCGGTTTGGATGATTTTTTACGTATATTACCAGCAGCATGA